Proteins from a genomic interval of Rubinisphaera italica:
- a CDS encoding PPC domain-containing protein, with protein sequence MMGRNSNFCQLFSTLSVAAIVLTFNLQSTFATDPDVSRVLPYGGQVGQQIEVTFSGNRLEDAVEVVTFKPGLEITEVTATEDKKGREVKAKIKVLDDSALGPHRLRVRTKSGLSEVVTFFVGTLPVVNEKEPNTEFTAPQPIENNVTVHGRIDNEDVDYFTVTAKKGERLSIEVEGLRLGTEFAGNNFFDPYIAILNESRFELAACDDHALTYQDGFASIIVPEDGTYYIEIRDASYGGHGASYYRLHIGDFPRPTGTVPSGGQPGETLNVKFYGDVTGEFEQQVTFPTQQELKFGHYPSQNGRIAQTHNRFWVSPLQNVIEVEPNEQREQATLISIPSAANGILISNEDVDYFKMEMKKNQQVNLDVIARRVRSSIDSVINVYNDKGGRLAGDDDSRRPDSWVRFKAPADGTYYFQVTDQLGNGGTDFHYRVEVTPVEPAMEITTNDISRYVQPDVEVPQGRRFAILASIKRENFGGAVQFLADNLPPGIRLESPESWSSTGVVPLMFHVDENVELDSYLASVIGKWTNPKNDKQVLTAPLKQELLQVRGQNNNYVWVENFDVMPVTVTEKIPFDVQIIEPKVPIVRGGVMNLKVVAQRDEGFDAEIRVVVLQNASGVNSSRSVKIGKGQTEALIPLNASGNAAIRESAICVTATARVGNGNITINSPFTMLRVAEKYMNLKYMTIAVEQGSPVDLPIEIENLTAFEGPAKVKLIGLPNKTTTVEKEITKDTTELVFPISTEAESPVGEHKNLFCQITVMENGEEIVHNIGTGRMRINKPAPVVVAKPKVEPKPEEKKPAAPKPKVLSRIEQLRLQQEALRNQAN encoded by the coding sequence ATGATGGGACGGAATTCTAATTTCTGTCAGCTGTTCAGTACGCTTTCAGTAGCGGCTATTGTTTTGACATTTAATTTGCAGTCAACTTTTGCAACCGATCCCGATGTCTCCAGGGTTCTGCCATATGGTGGACAGGTCGGCCAGCAAATTGAAGTGACATTCTCCGGTAATCGTCTCGAAGATGCCGTCGAAGTTGTGACTTTCAAGCCTGGTCTGGAAATCACTGAAGTCACTGCGACTGAAGATAAAAAGGGACGTGAAGTCAAGGCGAAGATCAAAGTTCTGGATGACTCTGCACTTGGTCCACATCGGCTGCGTGTTCGCACGAAGTCTGGTCTTTCTGAAGTCGTCACTTTCTTTGTGGGGACTTTACCAGTCGTTAATGAAAAGGAGCCGAATACAGAATTTACCGCTCCGCAGCCCATCGAAAATAATGTGACAGTTCATGGACGTATCGATAACGAAGATGTCGACTACTTCACAGTGACAGCCAAAAAAGGTGAGCGGCTTTCCATTGAGGTCGAAGGGTTAAGACTCGGGACAGAATTCGCCGGTAATAACTTTTTTGATCCCTATATTGCGATTCTCAACGAGAGTCGTTTTGAACTCGCTGCCTGTGATGACCATGCTTTGACCTATCAGGATGGATTTGCCTCAATTATTGTTCCCGAAGATGGGACCTACTATATTGAAATCCGCGATGCATCTTACGGTGGGCATGGAGCTTCGTATTATCGATTGCACATTGGAGACTTCCCCAGGCCAACTGGAACAGTTCCTTCCGGCGGGCAACCGGGGGAAACACTGAATGTCAAATTTTATGGGGATGTTACTGGCGAATTTGAGCAACAAGTCACTTTCCCCACCCAGCAGGAACTCAAATTTGGTCATTACCCATCTCAAAATGGGAGAATTGCTCAAACTCACAATCGCTTTTGGGTTTCTCCACTACAAAATGTGATTGAAGTTGAGCCGAATGAGCAACGCGAGCAAGCCACTTTGATCTCGATTCCTTCAGCGGCTAACGGAATTCTCATCTCCAATGAAGATGTCGATTACTTCAAAATGGAAATGAAGAAAAACCAGCAAGTCAATCTCGATGTTATTGCTCGCCGTGTGCGGTCTTCTATCGATTCGGTAATTAATGTTTATAATGATAAAGGTGGTCGACTGGCTGGCGATGATGACAGTCGGCGTCCCGATAGCTGGGTTCGCTTCAAAGCTCCTGCTGATGGCACCTACTACTTCCAGGTTACAGACCAGTTGGGTAACGGCGGTACTGATTTCCATTATCGAGTGGAAGTCACTCCTGTCGAACCTGCCATGGAAATTACCACCAATGATATATCTCGTTACGTTCAGCCAGATGTCGAAGTTCCTCAAGGCAGACGCTTTGCAATTCTAGCGAGTATCAAACGGGAAAATTTTGGCGGAGCTGTCCAGTTTCTCGCCGATAACCTTCCCCCTGGTATTCGACTGGAGTCTCCAGAATCCTGGAGTAGCACGGGAGTTGTTCCATTGATGTTTCATGTCGATGAGAATGTCGAGTTAGACTCTTACCTCGCTAGTGTCATCGGGAAGTGGACAAACCCGAAAAATGACAAGCAGGTCTTGACTGCACCGCTCAAGCAGGAATTACTTCAGGTTCGGGGTCAGAATAACAATTACGTGTGGGTCGAAAACTTCGATGTCATGCCTGTCACTGTCACAGAAAAAATACCATTTGATGTGCAGATTATTGAACCGAAAGTACCAATCGTTCGTGGTGGAGTAATGAATCTCAAAGTCGTTGCGCAGCGTGATGAAGGTTTCGACGCAGAAATTCGCGTCGTCGTACTGCAGAATGCATCGGGAGTCAATTCCAGTCGTTCGGTTAAAATTGGAAAAGGCCAGACGGAAGCATTGATCCCGCTGAATGCCTCTGGAAATGCTGCTATTCGGGAATCAGCAATCTGCGTCACCGCGACAGCCCGCGTCGGCAATGGAAATATTACCATCAACAGTCCATTTACGATGCTGCGAGTTGCCGAAAAATACATGAACCTGAAATATATGACCATTGCGGTTGAGCAGGGCTCTCCCGTTGATTTACCGATTGAAATTGAAAATCTCACGGCATTCGAAGGTCCTGCCAAGGTGAAGTTGATTGGACTTCCTAATAAAACCACTACGGTTGAAAAGGAAATTACTAAAGATACGACAGAGCTGGTTTTCCCGATCTCAACCGAAGCCGAATCTCCAGTCGGAGAACATAAGAATCTGTTCTGTCAGATTACGGTCATGGAGAATGGCGAAGAAATTGTTCACAATATTGGAACAGGCCGCATGCGTATCAATAAACCTGCTCCAGTCGTTGTCGCCAAACCGAAAGTTGAACCGAAGCCTGAAGAAAAGAAGCCGGCAGCTCCCAAGCCTAAAGTGCTTTCTCGAATCGAACAGCTTCGGCTGCAACAGGAAGCTCTACGAAATCAGGCGAATTGA
- a CDS encoding DUF1549 domain-containing protein has translation MRLQIKSHLAASITLLAFFGVMSLAYNADAADRSLVRIGLYPPQVNLKTAKDRQGLVVQAVYADGVTEDVTSKAAFKLAGDNCVKLEGATVLPVADGAGTLECTFNGQSASVPITVKEATAPRPVSFKLDVMPIFMRTGCNSGSCHGAARGKDGFNLSLFGFDPDGDHFRITREQLGRRINLAVPEASLLVEKGTGQVPHTGGKCYEVDSSYCTDIVEWISNKCPKDPEDIPFCDSIALYPEQAVLDGAGTQQKLTVLAHYSDGSERDVTHLALFQSSNDNSATVDTKTGLVTAAKRGEAFVMARFATHTVGSQMIVLPKGLDFTLTDEKPSNYIDELVLLKLKKLRMNPSPVCSDEIFIRRIYIDMVGQLPSPEQYTAFLQNQDPDKRSKVIDELIEQKEFTELWVSKWAEWLMMRSSNQVSYKSIILYYNWLAEQIADNVPLDQMVRELLTSSGGTFSEPATNYYELERDNLKVAENVAQTFMGMRIQCAQCHNHPFDRWTQNDYYNFAAFFAQVGRKQAEDSREKIIYNRGGGEVKHPVTNQNATPVFLGGGKPDVSGKDRRIVMATWLASPENPFFAENFVNRIWHHFYGIGIIDPVDDIRVSNPPTNPELLKELAKRFTESGYDYRQLIRDICNSKTYQRSTERNSTNETDETNFAHQTTRRIKAESVLDMISQVTETKDKFKGLPLGSRAVQIADGATSNYFLTTFGRATRETVCSCEVKMEPSLSQALHLLNGDTSNQKISSSNVIKTFVAEKKPADDVIKELYLRCLSRQPLEEELNKLRPLFAEESNYKQACEDVFWALLNSREFLFNH, from the coding sequence ATGCGACTTCAAATAAAATCCCACCTCGCCGCTTCAATTACTTTGCTAGCCTTTTTCGGAGTGATGAGCTTAGCGTACAACGCTGATGCCGCTGATCGCTCGCTTGTGCGGATCGGTTTGTATCCTCCTCAGGTGAATCTGAAAACAGCTAAGGATCGTCAGGGACTGGTTGTTCAGGCCGTTTATGCAGATGGCGTCACTGAAGACGTCACATCGAAAGCTGCCTTCAAGCTTGCTGGTGATAACTGTGTAAAGTTAGAAGGGGCAACTGTTTTGCCTGTTGCCGATGGTGCGGGAACATTGGAATGCACATTCAATGGTCAATCGGCCTCTGTGCCAATTACGGTGAAAGAAGCGACTGCCCCTCGTCCAGTCAGCTTCAAGCTCGATGTGATGCCCATCTTCATGCGTACCGGTTGTAACAGCGGAAGTTGTCACGGAGCCGCTCGCGGTAAAGATGGTTTCAATTTATCGTTGTTCGGATTCGATCCCGATGGGGATCACTTCCGCATAACACGCGAACAACTTGGGCGCCGCATTAATCTGGCTGTCCCTGAAGCCAGCCTGCTCGTTGAAAAAGGAACCGGTCAGGTTCCTCACACGGGCGGGAAATGTTACGAAGTCGATTCCAGCTACTGCACAGATATTGTCGAGTGGATTTCCAATAAATGTCCGAAAGACCCGGAAGACATTCCCTTCTGTGATTCGATCGCTCTGTATCCTGAACAGGCCGTGTTAGATGGGGCAGGAACTCAACAGAAGTTGACTGTACTTGCTCATTACAGCGATGGCAGCGAACGGGACGTCACCCATTTGGCTCTGTTCCAGTCCAGTAACGATAATTCTGCGACGGTCGATACGAAAACAGGTCTGGTGACTGCCGCCAAACGCGGCGAAGCTTTTGTTATGGCTCGCTTTGCGACTCACACCGTTGGTTCGCAAATGATTGTGCTTCCGAAGGGATTGGATTTTACACTCACAGACGAAAAGCCTTCAAATTATATTGATGAACTCGTCCTGCTGAAATTGAAGAAACTGCGAATGAATCCTTCCCCAGTATGCAGTGACGAAATTTTCATCCGTCGAATTTATATAGACATGGTGGGGCAGTTACCCTCACCCGAACAATACACCGCGTTTCTGCAGAATCAGGATCCTGATAAACGCAGCAAAGTGATCGATGAACTGATTGAGCAAAAAGAATTCACCGAATTGTGGGTTTCCAAGTGGGCAGAATGGCTCATGATGCGATCCAGCAATCAGGTCAGTTATAAATCGATTATTCTGTATTACAACTGGCTGGCTGAACAAATCGCAGACAATGTGCCTCTGGATCAAATGGTCCGGGAACTACTCACCAGTAGTGGCGGCACATTCAGTGAGCCAGCAACCAATTACTACGAATTGGAACGGGACAATCTGAAAGTTGCTGAGAATGTTGCTCAAACATTCATGGGCATGAGAATTCAATGTGCACAGTGCCACAATCATCCGTTTGATCGCTGGACACAGAATGATTACTACAACTTTGCCGCTTTCTTTGCTCAGGTTGGACGCAAGCAGGCTGAAGACAGTCGCGAAAAGATTATTTACAACCGCGGCGGTGGAGAAGTAAAGCATCCAGTGACAAACCAGAATGCAACCCCTGTGTTTCTTGGTGGTGGAAAGCCTGATGTTAGCGGTAAAGATCGTCGAATTGTGATGGCCACCTGGCTGGCATCTCCAGAGAATCCATTCTTTGCAGAAAACTTTGTCAATCGAATCTGGCATCACTTCTATGGCATTGGCATTATCGATCCCGTCGATGATATCCGAGTCAGTAATCCACCGACCAACCCTGAGCTGCTCAAAGAGTTGGCGAAACGATTTACAGAGTCTGGTTACGACTACCGTCAACTGATTCGTGATATCTGTAATTCCAAGACGTATCAGCGGTCGACGGAGAGAAATTCAACGAATGAAACCGATGAAACGAACTTCGCTCATCAGACGACACGACGAATCAAAGCCGAGTCTGTTCTGGACATGATCAGCCAGGTCACTGAAACCAAAGACAAGTTCAAAGGTTTGCCACTCGGTTCTCGGGCGGTTCAAATTGCAGATGGAGCGACCTCGAACTACTTCCTGACAACATTTGGCCGTGCGACCCGTGAGACAGTCTGTTCTTGTGAAGTCAAAATGGAACCCTCCCTTTCGCAAGCTCTACATCTGTTAAATGGCGATACATCTAACCAGAAAATTTCCAGTAGTAATGTCATCAAGACATTTGTCGCTGAGAAGAAACCTGCGGACGATGTGATCAAGGAATTGTATCTTCGCTGTTTGAGTCGTCAGCCACTGGAAGAAGAACTGAATAAACTTCGGCCACTGTTTGCCGAAGAAAGTAATTACAAGCAAGCTTGTGAAGACGTCTTCTGGGCTTTGCTGAACAGTCGCGAGTTTTTGTTCAATCACTAA
- a CDS encoding P83/100 family protein: MMKTFLITSAILFTSLYIAEVSAAEEEAAVEKITYDDHILPILRQRCGSCHNASDQKGGLVLDSFTGLMSGGGSGDSVEPGDASSSYLYMVVAHESEPFMPPNQPKIPDKELTLIKDWIDMGALQNKGSKVVKKKNDLAKIEISTERPADAPVMPVSVPLAPVHTPNSGNSVTALACSPWAPLAAISGYEQILLYDTSSGLLSGVLPFPEGTPQILKFSRNGQLLMAGGGQGGASGRVIVFDIKTGSRVAELGNEYDSVLAADISSDHAMVVLCGPKRMIRVYSVQTGELLYEKKKHTDWITAAEFSPDGVLLATADRSNGMTLWEAMTGNEYLNLKGHSGAITDVSWRPDSNLVASSSEDGTIRLWELNDGKEVKKWNAHGGGVSAMDYTREGKIISIGRDRVVKLWQADGKEIKAFKGLPDLGMEVAYDAESGRAIGGDWTGDVRVWDATTGTHLFSLVTNPPGLSEQLALSTEQLKQAEGKLKTLQDRLTALNNKIAARQQSVTAKKQDISNREMEVTQANSQKDKLKKQLDAANAELNKKRAEQKTQEGTIGQLKKEVESLTKSATEKKTAVATATKQKQDVENQIAELNKKIEEAKKQEGEEGQKAVAELEQQLTTTQQQLDSQTKSHAEAVKAQKAADAALAAKQKQVTDLETALAATKKAVQKMTVAAQNADKAFKDQDAKVKKLQDTLPQLKKQLAELEKVAPITEDEKKQQAELAAQVKQNEALVALSIAHKQKLEQQLAGSQQASAQN; encoded by the coding sequence ATGATGAAAACATTTCTCATCACCTCAGCGATCCTGTTTACTTCTCTTTACATTGCTGAAGTTTCAGCAGCTGAAGAAGAAGCTGCTGTTGAAAAAATAACTTACGACGACCATATCCTTCCTATTTTGAGACAACGTTGTGGTTCCTGCCACAATGCCAGTGATCAGAAGGGAGGATTGGTTCTTGATAGTTTTACGGGCTTGATGTCAGGGGGTGGCTCTGGTGATTCGGTTGAGCCTGGAGACGCTTCTTCATCTTATCTGTATATGGTTGTTGCTCATGAATCCGAACCATTCATGCCACCGAATCAACCCAAAATACCCGATAAGGAATTGACGTTGATCAAAGACTGGATCGACATGGGGGCTTTGCAAAACAAGGGAAGCAAAGTCGTCAAGAAAAAGAACGATCTGGCAAAAATTGAAATTTCGACAGAACGACCAGCCGATGCTCCAGTGATGCCGGTCTCTGTGCCGTTAGCGCCTGTGCATACTCCAAATTCTGGAAACAGCGTGACTGCTTTGGCCTGTAGTCCCTGGGCTCCGTTAGCAGCAATTTCCGGTTATGAACAGATCCTGCTTTACGATACATCATCCGGTCTGCTTTCCGGTGTTCTGCCTTTTCCAGAAGGGACGCCTCAGATCTTAAAGTTCAGCCGTAATGGTCAATTGTTGATGGCTGGCGGAGGTCAGGGAGGAGCTTCGGGGCGTGTGATCGTCTTTGATATTAAAACAGGAAGCCGGGTTGCTGAACTCGGTAACGAATACGATTCTGTTCTGGCAGCCGATATCAGTTCCGATCATGCGATGGTCGTCTTGTGCGGTCCAAAACGTATGATTCGAGTCTACTCTGTGCAAACGGGTGAACTTCTTTATGAAAAGAAAAAGCATACCGACTGGATTACGGCAGCCGAATTTTCTCCTGATGGAGTTCTACTCGCAACGGCTGATCGCAGCAATGGGATGACTCTCTGGGAAGCAATGACTGGGAATGAGTATCTCAATCTCAAAGGTCATTCGGGAGCGATCACTGATGTTTCCTGGCGTCCTGATTCCAACTTGGTTGCCAGCAGTAGTGAAGATGGCACGATTCGTCTCTGGGAATTGAATGATGGCAAGGAAGTCAAAAAGTGGAATGCCCATGGTGGTGGTGTTTCTGCGATGGATTACACAAGAGAGGGAAAAATCATCTCGATTGGTCGTGATCGCGTCGTGAAACTTTGGCAGGCCGATGGTAAAGAAATCAAAGCGTTTAAAGGGCTACCTGACCTCGGTATGGAAGTCGCTTACGATGCCGAATCTGGACGTGCCATTGGTGGGGACTGGACCGGTGATGTTCGAGTCTGGGATGCCACCACGGGAACTCATCTGTTTTCTCTGGTAACAAATCCACCCGGTCTTTCCGAGCAGCTTGCACTCTCGACCGAACAACTGAAGCAAGCCGAAGGCAAACTCAAAACTTTACAAGATCGTCTGACTGCTCTCAATAATAAGATTGCTGCCCGTCAACAGTCGGTGACTGCTAAAAAGCAGGACATCAGTAATCGAGAAATGGAAGTGACACAGGCGAATTCTCAAAAAGACAAGCTAAAAAAACAATTGGATGCGGCTAACGCAGAATTGAACAAGAAGCGTGCTGAGCAGAAAACTCAGGAAGGCACAATTGGTCAACTGAAAAAGGAAGTCGAATCGCTCACTAAATCGGCCACCGAGAAAAAGACAGCAGTTGCAACGGCTACTAAGCAGAAGCAAGATGTAGAGAATCAGATTGCTGAGCTGAATAAGAAAATCGAAGAAGCTAAAAAACAGGAAGGTGAAGAGGGGCAAAAAGCTGTCGCAGAATTGGAGCAACAATTAACAACTACTCAACAGCAACTCGATTCTCAGACGAAATCTCATGCGGAAGCCGTAAAGGCTCAAAAGGCCGCTGATGCCGCTCTAGCGGCAAAGCAGAAGCAGGTGACAGATCTTGAAACTGCACTGGCGGCAACAAAGAAGGCTGTTCAGAAGATGACAGTGGCTGCTCAGAATGCAGACAAAGCATTCAAAGATCAGGATGCCAAGGTCAAAAAACTTCAGGACACTCTGCCACAATTGAAGAAACAACTGGCCGAACTTGAGAAGGTGGCTCCGATTACTGAAGACGAAAAGAAACAACAGGCAGAACTGGCTGCTCAAGTGAAGCAGAACGAAGCGCTGGTTGCCTTATCTATTGCTCATAAGCAAAAGCTGGAACAGCAACTGGCGGGCTCTCAGCAGGCATCAGCTCAAAATTAA
- a CDS encoding glutathione peroxidase, which translates to MKLFCALTVLILAGQSAFAADPASSPLDFSAKTIDGKEVDLSKYDGKVVLIVNVASRCGATPQYETLQQLNETYGDKGFVILGFPCNQFGGQEPGSETQIQQFCSANYGVTFDMFSKIDVNGTEASPVYQFLTSKQTNPEFAGPIRWNFEKFLVNKEGQVVERFATGVQPDSPKVIAAIERELGQ; encoded by the coding sequence ATGAAATTATTTTGTGCTTTGACAGTCCTAATACTTGCAGGCCAATCTGCTTTTGCAGCTGACCCGGCTTCCAGCCCACTCGATTTCTCGGCAAAGACGATTGACGGCAAAGAGGTGGATCTTTCAAAATACGATGGGAAAGTTGTACTGATTGTCAATGTTGCCAGTCGATGTGGGGCGACTCCCCAGTATGAAACATTACAGCAACTCAATGAGACCTATGGTGATAAAGGATTCGTGATTCTTGGATTTCCTTGTAACCAGTTCGGTGGGCAGGAACCGGGTTCGGAAACACAAATTCAACAGTTTTGCTCTGCAAACTATGGTGTGACTTTTGACATGTTTTCCAAAATTGATGTCAATGGAACAGAGGCTTCCCCTGTCTATCAGTTTTTGACTTCCAAGCAGACGAATCCAGAATTTGCAGGACCGATTCGCTGGAATTTTGAAAAATTCCTGGTGAACAAAGAGGGTCAAGTCGTTGAACGCTTCGCTACGGGAGTTCAACCCGATTCTCCCAAAGTGATTGCTGCCATCGAACGGGAATTAGGTCAGTAA
- a CDS encoding transglutaminase family protein, with amino-acid sequence MKSFWNQTSLAFLFLLTHCLFSASIRAEDVVQKSGEAKEQVSAPVDFKSIAEKNREAIVSVAFLGREGEELGMGTGFVVDHTGLIATNRHVIGEARPIRVTFLDGQQYTVESIYASDETSDLALLKLNSEELANRKIVALKLGNRAEQGDDVAAIGHPRGYKNSLVTGIVSGTQEINGIDLIQVSMPIDHGNSGGPLLNRAGEVVGIITYKSAETVNVGFAMPVEGLKSILESPNPITLSRWTTIGRLNSEKWQELFGATWSQRAGQILVSGSGKGFGGRSLCLWHEAPLDNQKFELQVSVKLNDEAGAAGLVFQADRQDRHYGFYPSAGNLRLSRFDGADVFSWHVLQEISSPAYKPGDWNRLKVSIDQSNIRCYCNDELVIDLEEHPVGKKSNAVGLAKFRDTKASFRGFELAEELSNSQLTEDIQNQLDLLVEELKTEELISQQSIQKLQTFPLESRDYLNQMAADLEQRAAEIRRLNRRVHDSIIRLQIEEELKRKQPRIAQLALLLARYDNPELDVETYLIQIDELADEIKNMSVDQKLNEVEFREVMDRYLFEENGFHGSRTNYYHKSNSYLNEVIDDREGLPISLSVLYLALAEKLELDIRGIGLPGHFIVRQYVNDEPDMMVDVFDRGRILGLVDVMTRVELQSNTAWNDAYLEPQSSRDILIRMIRNLQGIAERQESVEDLLRYLNLLVAIDPSNQIEHRYIRSLVAIRQRERSLAEEDLIWLEDHGRPVLNDRQLNELTRFAEQWLGLKDLKKTSQEQNSQ; translated from the coding sequence ATGAAATCTTTTTGGAACCAGACATCGCTGGCATTTTTGTTTCTGTTAACTCACTGCCTTTTCAGTGCTTCTATTCGCGCAGAAGATGTTGTTCAGAAGTCAGGAGAGGCGAAGGAGCAAGTTTCAGCGCCTGTCGATTTCAAATCGATTGCGGAAAAAAATCGCGAGGCCATTGTTTCTGTTGCTTTTTTGGGGAGAGAGGGCGAAGAGCTGGGAATGGGAACAGGATTTGTCGTCGATCATACCGGCTTGATCGCTACGAATCGGCATGTCATTGGAGAAGCCCGACCTATCCGCGTCACATTTTTGGATGGTCAGCAATACACAGTTGAGTCTATTTACGCCAGTGATGAGACTTCAGACCTTGCTCTACTCAAGTTGAATTCTGAGGAATTGGCAAATCGAAAGATCGTTGCTTTGAAGCTGGGGAATCGAGCAGAGCAGGGAGACGACGTTGCAGCGATTGGGCATCCGCGAGGGTATAAGAATTCCCTGGTGACGGGAATCGTTTCCGGAACTCAGGAAATCAATGGAATTGATCTCATCCAGGTCTCGATGCCGATTGATCACGGGAACAGTGGGGGACCGCTGTTGAATCGAGCTGGCGAAGTGGTTGGGATTATCACCTACAAAAGTGCGGAAACCGTCAATGTGGGGTTTGCCATGCCAGTCGAGGGCTTGAAGTCGATTCTGGAATCCCCGAATCCGATCACACTCTCTCGTTGGACAACCATCGGCCGTTTGAATTCAGAAAAATGGCAGGAGCTATTCGGTGCAACCTGGAGTCAGCGGGCAGGCCAGATACTGGTTTCTGGTAGTGGAAAAGGATTCGGTGGTCGTTCGCTCTGCCTCTGGCATGAGGCACCTTTGGACAATCAGAAGTTTGAGCTTCAGGTTTCTGTGAAGTTGAATGACGAAGCCGGAGCTGCCGGGCTGGTGTTTCAAGCGGATCGTCAGGATCGCCATTACGGATTTTACCCCAGTGCAGGGAACTTACGTCTTTCCCGATTTGATGGAGCTGATGTTTTCAGCTGGCATGTTCTGCAGGAAATCTCTTCGCCTGCCTATAAGCCTGGAGACTGGAATCGGCTGAAAGTTTCGATCGATCAGTCTAATATCCGTTGTTACTGCAATGACGAACTCGTGATTGATCTGGAAGAACATCCTGTAGGAAAAAAATCGAATGCCGTCGGACTGGCCAAGTTTCGCGACACCAAGGCCAGCTTTCGGGGCTTTGAGCTGGCAGAAGAACTTTCGAACTCGCAGCTCACCGAAGACATTCAGAATCAACTGGATTTGCTGGTCGAAGAATTGAAAACGGAGGAACTGATCAGCCAGCAATCGATTCAGAAACTGCAAACATTTCCGCTGGAAAGTCGCGATTATTTGAATCAGATGGCTGCCGATCTGGAGCAGCGGGCAGCTGAAATTCGTCGTCTCAATCGTCGTGTCCATGATTCAATAATCAGACTGCAGATTGAAGAGGAACTGAAAAGAAAACAACCTCGTATCGCTCAACTGGCTTTGTTACTGGCACGATACGACAACCCGGAACTGGATGTTGAAACCTATCTCATACAAATCGATGAGTTGGCTGATGAGATCAAGAACATGTCAGTAGATCAGAAGCTGAATGAAGTCGAATTTCGGGAAGTGATGGATCGTTATCTCTTTGAGGAAAACGGATTTCATGGCAGCCGAACGAACTACTATCACAAATCAAATAGCTATCTAAACGAAGTAATTGACGACCGCGAAGGTTTGCCAATTTCCCTGTCGGTTTTGTATCTCGCTTTGGCAGAAAAGCTTGAGCTTGATATACGAGGCATCGGCTTGCCCGGGCATTTTATTGTTCGACAATATGTCAACGATGAACCAGATATGATGGTCGATGTTTTTGATCGAGGACGAATACTCGGGTTGGTCGATGTGATGACTCGAGTCGAACTGCAATCCAACACTGCCTGGAACGATGCCTATCTTGAACCGCAGTCATCACGAGATATTCTGATTCGGATGATTCGGAATTTGCAGGGAATCGCAGAGCGGCAGGAAAGTGTTGAGGATTTACTGCGATATTTGAATCTGCTGGTTGCGATTGATCCCTCGAATCAAATCGAACATCGCTATATTCGATCCTTGGTGGCTATTCGTCAGCGAGAACGATCATTGGCTGAAGAAGACCTGATCTGGCTAGAGGATCATGGTCGTCCGGTACTGAATGATCGTCAATTGAACGAACTGACGCGGTTTGCCGAGCAATGGCTGGGTTTGAAAGATTTGAAAAAGACTTCTCAGGAACAAAACAGCCAATAG
- a CDS encoding FmdB family zinc ribbon protein encodes MPLFEYRCSDCQSQFELLIRSSQQPECPTCGKSNLEKLLSATAATAVSHSGLPIANSCPPSSAPACGSGCCRLPH; translated from the coding sequence ATGCCACTTTTTGAATATCGTTGTTCTGACTGCCAGTCTCAGTTTGAGTTACTGATTCGCTCTTCACAGCAACCGGAGTGTCCAACCTGCGGAAAGTCAAATCTGGAAAAACTACTCAGTGCCACTGCCGCGACCGCTGTCAGTCATTCAGGGCTTCCCATTGCGAATAGTTGCCCACCATCTTCTGCACCTGCCTGTGGTTCAGGTTGCTGCCGACTGCCTCATTGA
- a CDS encoding RNA polymerase sigma factor — MNQTEIENLQDSPSSAVSDARLIEDARLGDKEAFRGLVQRYEKRLFRVIYRFVHEDTLAEDLSQETFLRVYENLDQFDLSRRFGPWLFRIGVNLTLDFLRKRKRRGRTSVFSEIQPDEPMNPGSADPRNHLDLSEEVLRVMEDIPEKYRSVLVLRDLENFSTAEIAAIVGRKEATIRWRLAEARNRFKALWLKRADDSSPLEV, encoded by the coding sequence ATGAATCAAACAGAAATCGAAAATTTGCAGGACTCCCCTTCTTCCGCAGTCAGTGACGCGCGATTGATTGAGGATGCGCGACTGGGCGATAAAGAAGCCTTTCGTGGTTTAGTTCAGCGATACGAAAAACGATTATTCCGAGTAATCTATCGATTTGTCCACGAGGACACACTGGCCGAAGACCTGTCCCAAGAAACATTTTTGCGGGTTTATGAAAATCTGGATCAATTTGATCTTTCCCGTCGATTTGGTCCCTGGTTGTTTCGAATTGGGGTCAATTTGACTCTTGATTTCCTCAGAAAACGAAAACGACGGGGGCGAACGTCTGTCTTCAGTGAAATTCAACCTGATGAGCCCATGAATCCCGGGTCAGCCGATCCGAGAAATCATCTGGATTTATCAGAAGAAGTTTTACGAGTGATGGAAGATATCCCTGAAAAATATCGCTCTGTGCTCGTTCTCCGCGATCTGGAAAATTTTTCCACTGCGGAAATCGCAGCCATCGTCGGGCGGAAAGAAGCAACGATTCGCTGGAGACTGGCCGAAGCGAGAAATCGCTTCAAAGCTCTCTGGTTGAAACGTGCGGACGATTCTTCTCCCTTGGAAGTTTAA